One region of Chaetodon auriga isolate fChaAug3 chromosome 5, fChaAug3.hap1, whole genome shotgun sequence genomic DNA includes:
- the LOC143321085 gene encoding arrestin domain-containing protein 3-like — MSPIKDFTLTHEALNEEDTFSEGDPVSGTVTFTLSKDTKVKSLFIKAKGEARVHWTEGSGDNKKSYSAHRRYFKVKEYLLGENTEGTVLPQGVHCFKFRLAIPQGEMPSSFKGFHGSIAYTLEAKMSRSWRWPTGAHKELNFVSRSISNHCQVMCPLSGTVGKEVGVFSKGQVSMSATVNKKVCAPGDTLSVVAKICNSSSKTMKPKFSLQKKVVYRASGSTNSTDQSLCKMVGETITENSEETVSCQIKVPDDVIPSLDNCEILSVEYYLKVYLDISFAFDPEVVFPLFIVPSHVAALYPGEAMGPYPAGATGAPSYSDFPAPAIPTGPYPVPAGPGPYGYPAPDPTQHASTASGSYSQWPQPVAPCGYPAAAFPPPSVQHQAPSGPPLFQQGAPPAYVSLFPPSHGTFEGAGSDHKS, encoded by the exons ATGTCTCCGATAAAGGACTTCACACTAACTCACGAAGCTCTCAACGAAGAGGACACCTTTTCTGAGGGAGATCCGGTTTCAGGCACAGTCACTTTCACTTTGTCAAAAGACACCAAAGTAAAGAGCCTGTTCATCAAAGCCAAAGGGGAGGCGCGCGTCCACTGGACCGAAGGAAGTGGAGATAACAAAAAATCTTACAGTGCGCACAGGAGATACTTCAAAGTCAAAGAATACTTACTGGGAGAAAATACGGAAG GCACTGTACTTCCCCAAGGAGTCCATTGCTTTAAGTTCAGGCTTGCAATCCCACAGGG GGAGATGCCATCATCCTTTAAGGGGTTTCATGGAAGTATTGCCTACACGCTTGAAGCAAAGATGTCCAGGAGCTGGCGGTGGCCGACTGGAGCACACAAAGAGCTCAATTTTGTGTCAAGATCCATCTCAAACCATTGCCAAGTAATG TGCCCCCTCTCTGGTACAGTGGGGAAAGAAGTTGGGGTTTTCTCCAAAGGACAGGTCAGCATGTCTGCTACTGTTAACAAGAAGGTCTGCGCTCCAG GTGACACTTTATCTGTTGTTGCTAAAATCTGCAACTCCTCCTCCAAAACAATGAAGCCCAAGTTCAGCTTGCAGAAGAAAGTAGTGTACCGTGCCAGTGGCTCCACTAACAGCACCGACCAAAGTCTTTGCAAGATGGTTGGAGAAACTATCACAGAGAACTCAGAGGAAACGGTCTCCTGCCAAATTAAGGttcctgatgatgtcatcccctctctcgATAATTGTGAAATCCTCTCAGTTGAATATTACCTCAAG gtGTATTTGGACATCAGTTTTGCCTTTGATCCAGAGGTGGTGTTTCCACTATTCATCGTTCCTTCTCACGTTGCTGCCCTTTACCCTGGTGAGGCTATGGGGCCTTACCCAGCTGGAGCCACTGGGGCCCCAAGTTACAGCGACTTCCCTGCCCCTGCCATCCCGACTGGACCTTATCCTGTGCCCGCAGGTCCAGGTCCTTATGGATACCCAGCACCAGATCCCACTCAACATGCGAGCACAGCAAGTGGCTCTTATAGTCAGTGGCCACAACCAGTCGCTCCATGCGGTTATCCAGCTGCAGCTTTCCCGCCCCCCTCAGTGCAGCACCAAGCGCCTAGTGGCCCACCTCTGTTTCAGCAGGGAGCGCCTCCAGCCTATGTGTCCCTTTTCCCCCCTTCTCATGGCACTTTTGAGGGCGCTGGGTCAGATCACAAAAGCTGA